The following coding sequences are from one Gemmatimonadaceae bacterium window:
- a CDS encoding ADOP family duplicated permease, with translation MSTAIGKACGDDARAAVRALRRRPAFAWVIVAMLALGMASVTAVWSVVDSVVVRGLPFPSADDLVSIGFRNPRGGLVGPSLPMLERWRRAVPGSASAGWQEMPYDLGTPAGARRGWVATVTPDLFRVLGVRAQLGRGVTADDDRPGAPPVIVLSDSLWRDAYGADPNVVGRSMSVDGADVTVIGVMPQTVALVTPDAAAWMPLDAQMPFLADNDSIGLAGAVVRLSAGRDVDGVRRTLASLAPHGVTYGNSYGVARAAAEPLQRVIVGDVRPVLLMLFGASVLVLVVACADAAALLVARAASRRRDQAVRRALGASRARLASVMLCETLVLSAGASVVALLAAPALVGIVRRLGSSLVPRATEIAVRPDAFLVVVGLVVLTTVLSGVIPALLTTRGDAADALRTGGSLSASPVFVRAYDALLVAELAVTVVLLAGAGLLAKSVIKLLGTPSGLRTEHVIVATITRPVEPWFRDRQSVLPFVRSLTDSLEATPGVVAVAIALTPPATVGVTAPLRAAGDTVAASWNVVTDQYFRVLGSPVLRGRGFDARDAPASGAGVIPIVVSAGLAHRVSGSANPLGKVVYVPDGDHPAAPWQPRRIIGEVADVVAPGVTRPRPPDAYLPFARMPVAHLTVMVRASLAAGAALGAIRRIVRRLDPAQPVAGGRPLDAVLTESAARPRFYLAVLGTFGAVALLLAGGGMFAGMWYIVQERRREIGIRVAVGAERGDVVRLVLRRVARLLGAGLAIGLSGAWATTRFLRALLSGVSTTDPAVLEIVCGVLVVGTLLAIVAPLLEATRVDPMRVLRSE, from the coding sequence ATGAGCACCGCGATCGGCAAAGCATGCGGCGATGACGCACGAGCCGCGGTTCGCGCATTGCGCCGCCGGCCGGCCTTCGCCTGGGTCATCGTCGCGATGCTCGCGTTGGGCATGGCGTCCGTCACCGCCGTGTGGAGCGTGGTCGACTCGGTGGTCGTGCGCGGGCTCCCGTTCCCAAGCGCGGATGACCTCGTATCGATCGGCTTTCGGAATCCACGCGGCGGGCTGGTGGGGCCGTCGCTTCCGATGCTCGAGCGCTGGCGTCGCGCTGTGCCGGGCTCGGCCTCGGCGGGCTGGCAGGAGATGCCGTATGATCTCGGCACACCGGCGGGGGCGCGCCGCGGCTGGGTGGCGACGGTGACGCCCGATCTCTTCCGCGTGCTCGGCGTCCGGGCGCAGTTAGGCAGAGGTGTGACGGCCGATGACGATCGTCCGGGCGCGCCGCCCGTCATCGTGCTCTCCGACTCGCTGTGGCGCGACGCGTACGGCGCCGACCCGAACGTCGTCGGCCGGTCGATGTCCGTGGACGGCGCCGACGTGACGGTGATCGGCGTCATGCCCCAGACGGTTGCGCTCGTCACACCGGATGCCGCCGCCTGGATGCCGCTCGATGCGCAGATGCCGTTTCTGGCCGACAACGACAGCATCGGCCTTGCGGGCGCGGTCGTGCGCCTGTCGGCCGGCCGCGATGTGGATGGTGTGCGGCGCACACTGGCGTCGCTCGCGCCGCACGGCGTGACGTACGGCAACAGCTACGGCGTGGCGCGCGCGGCGGCAGAGCCGCTGCAGCGGGTGATCGTCGGCGACGTGCGCCCGGTGCTCCTGATGCTGTTCGGCGCCAGCGTCCTGGTGCTCGTGGTTGCCTGCGCCGACGCGGCGGCGCTCCTCGTCGCGCGCGCTGCGTCGCGCCGCCGCGATCAGGCCGTGCGGCGTGCGTTAGGCGCGAGCCGGGCGCGCCTGGCATCGGTGATGCTGTGTGAAACGCTCGTGCTGTCGGCCGGCGCGTCCGTGGTGGCGCTGCTCGCGGCGCCGGCGCTCGTCGGTATCGTGCGCCGCCTGGGATCATCCCTCGTGCCGCGTGCGACGGAGATCGCCGTCCGCCCGGACGCCTTCCTCGTCGTCGTCGGCCTGGTGGTTCTGACCACCGTGCTGAGCGGGGTCATCCCGGCGCTGCTCACGACGCGCGGCGACGCCGCCGATGCACTCCGGACCGGAGGGAGCCTCTCGGCGTCGCCCGTGTTCGTGCGCGCGTACGACGCGCTGCTCGTCGCCGAGCTGGCCGTCACGGTGGTGCTCCTCGCCGGCGCCGGCCTCCTGGCGAAGAGCGTCATCAAGTTGTTAGGCACGCCGTCGGGCCTGCGCACCGAGCACGTGATCGTCGCGACGATCACGCGCCCGGTCGAGCCCTGGTTTCGCGACCGCCAGTCGGTTCTGCCGTTCGTGCGCTCGTTGACCGATTCGCTCGAGGCCACGCCGGGCGTCGTCGCCGTGGCGATCGCGCTCACGCCGCCGGCGACGGTTGGCGTGACCGCGCCGCTGCGCGCGGCCGGCGATACCGTCGCCGCGAGCTGGAACGTCGTCACCGACCAGTATTTTCGCGTGCTCGGCTCCCCCGTCCTGCGCGGCCGTGGATTCGATGCGCGCGACGCGCCGGCCTCCGGGGCCGGAGTCATCCCGATCGTGGTGAGCGCTGGGCTGGCGCACCGTGTCTCCGGCTCCGCCAATCCGTTAGGCAAAGTCGTGTACGTGCCGGATGGCGACCATCCGGCTGCGCCGTGGCAGCCGCGGCGCATCATCGGGGAAGTCGCGGACGTGGTTGCGCCGGGGGTCACGCGGCCGCGGCCGCCGGACGCATATCTGCCGTTCGCCCGGATGCCGGTGGCGCACCTGACGGTCATGGTGCGTGCGTCGCTCGCGGCCGGCGCCGCGTTAGGCGCGATCCGCCGCATCGTGCGCCGTCTCGACCCCGCCCAACCGGTGGCCGGCGGCCGGCCGCTCGACGCCGTCCTCACGGAGAGCGCCGCGCGCCCGCGCTTCTATCTCGCCGTGTTGGGCACCTTCGGCGCAGTCGCCCTGCTGCTCGCGGGCGGCGGGATGTTTGCCGGCATGTGGTACATCGTGCAGGAGCGTCGCCGAGAAATCGGCATCCGCGTCGCGGTCGGCGCGGAGCGCGGCGATGTCGTCCGTCTCGTACTGCGGCGGGTTGCGCGCCTCCTCGGCGCCGGCCTTGCGATCGGCCTCTCCGGCGCCTGGGCCACGACGCGCTTCTTACGCGCGCTGCTCTCGGGGGTGAGCACCACCGACCCTGCCGTGCTCGAGATCGTGTGCGGTGTGCTCGTCGTGGGTACGCTCCTCGCCATAGTGGCGCCGCTCCTCGAGGCGACGCGCGTGGATCCCATGCGCGTGCTGCGCTCGGAGTGA
- a CDS encoding glucokinase: protein MRVLAGDIGGTHARLAVVDIDDRRVQLVREARFPSADYPSLAPIVQEFLRPGSELPLRAAFGVAGPVTDGRTATPNLPWTLDERSLAKEIGIPHARLLNDLDAIARG from the coding sequence ATGAGAGTGCTCGCCGGCGACATCGGCGGCACGCACGCGCGGTTGGCGGTGGTGGACATCGACGATCGGCGGGTGCAGCTCGTGCGGGAGGCGCGATTCCCGAGCGCGGACTATCCGTCGCTCGCGCCCATCGTGCAGGAGTTTCTTCGGCCGGGGAGCGAGTTGCCGCTGCGCGCGGCGTTCGGCGTCGCCGGTCCGGTGACCGACGGCCGCACGGCCACGCCTAACTTGCCGTGGACGCTCGACGAACGAAGCCTCGCGAAAGAGATCGGTATCCCGCACGCGCGTCTCCTCAACGACCTCGACGCCATCGCCCGCGGC
- the pgl gene encoding 6-phosphogluconolactonase, translating into MSNRPERIVVEAKELPHTAAAWIANAILQAIRETGRCSIALSGGKSPQPIYAELGAAFPVIPWDKVNVFFGDERAVPPTDPMSNYGMARASLLDRVPVPNGNVHRMEGERADLDAAARDYERLLPPAFDVLLLGIGPDGHTASLFPGAPTLDERTRRLVPSDSPFPPPRRLTITPPVIAAARRTAVIVADREKAGIVQRALEGPRDPHQLPVQLALCDVWILDREAASKLTPAPA; encoded by the coding sequence TTGTCCAATCGGCCGGAACGCATCGTCGTCGAAGCGAAAGAGCTGCCGCACACCGCTGCAGCATGGATTGCGAATGCAATCCTGCAGGCGATTCGGGAGACCGGCCGGTGTTCGATCGCGTTGTCGGGCGGGAAGTCGCCGCAGCCGATCTATGCAGAGCTCGGCGCGGCGTTCCCCGTGATCCCGTGGGACAAGGTGAACGTCTTCTTCGGCGACGAGCGCGCGGTGCCGCCCACCGATCCGATGAGCAATTACGGGATGGCGCGGGCGTCGCTGCTCGACCGCGTGCCGGTGCCCAACGGCAACGTGCACCGCATGGAAGGCGAGCGCGCCGACCTGGACGCCGCCGCGCGCGACTACGAGCGGCTCCTCCCGCCGGCGTTCGACGTCTTGCTGTTAGGCATCGGCCCGGACGGACACACGGCCTCGCTCTTTCCCGGCGCGCCGACCCTGGACGAACGCACGCGGCGCCTCGTGCCGTCCGACAGTCCGTTCCCGCCGCCGCGACGCCTGACGATCACGCCGCCCGTGATCGCCGCCGCGCGCCGCACCGCGGTGATCGTTGCCGACCGGGAGAAGGCCGGCATCGTGCAGCGCGCGCTCGAGGGACCGCGCGATCCGCACCAACTGCCGGTGCAGTTGGCGCTTTGCGATGTGTGGATTCTCGACCGCGAAGCGGCGTCCAAGCTGACGCCTGCGCCGGCATGA
- a CDS encoding PAAR domain-containing protein, which yields MGQPAARVSDMHVCPMVTPGVPPIPHVGGPVLPPGGVTVLIAGVPAARVGDMATCVGPPDVIALGSFTVLICNQPAARMGDMTAHGGSIVLGAPTVLIG from the coding sequence ATGGGCCAGCCGGCCGCGCGCGTGTCCGACATGCACGTCTGTCCGATGGTGACGCCGGGCGTGCCGCCGATTCCGCACGTCGGAGGACCGGTGCTGCCGCCCGGCGGCGTCACCGTGTTGATCGCGGGCGTGCCGGCCGCGCGGGTCGGCGACATGGCGACCTGCGTCGGCCCGCCGGATGTGATCGCGCTCGGCTCCTTCACCGTGCTCATCTGCAACCAGCCGGCGGCGCGCATGGGCGACATGACGGCGCACGGAGGTTCCATCGTGCTCGGCGCTCCGACGGTGTTGATCGGCTAG